From the Nocardiopsis changdeensis genome, one window contains:
- a CDS encoding alpha/beta fold hydrolase, with amino-acid sequence MPASGRTRRVRRLAGRALSALLGPVPLTRDQALGASERISALTSLVSSAEYLFDQHRHGPSRLNEWAISRDGYAGYGRPLRAVLDLASDRRTATALHAARVAVGSALLLPGRGRWRGAGALFLGVSGTLLYPSLRYGTDGSDQAAIVVQTATGLARISSSPAVKDALMWYVAGQCALSYLFSGWVKLLGREWRTGDALSGVMRTRTYGHEGVWRLTRRFPRASRLVAHGVLALECLFPVLYARGGALVRPVLGSVLLFHVANGVVMGLGRFLPAFAAMYPMVMYTSAPRSLPATADRDDRLPAVAGLLALGTAAASAAVAAHRRATVLDHPAPGGRVTTRHGNTIAYHGTASADRTDPVVVFVHGLGAIPLHFSWYTRALNEQGRQWLVPGRAGYGASRRGATGPYTLDESVDDLVDLVSGAVPEGRRVVLAGHSLGGEIARRAAAVLGERVHGVVYLDSSHPDQLHRSNQQAENSAKVGGALRTVAVSLRLGMGVLMSTPSWVRSLPDQVRARALTETVDSRVWNAALREWEAVERDFGDFSGPLEPLDAHALVLSAQHTVERDPDHLELHRELAAAHSADRTVRCAVIPGSDHDDLLTDPYHAARAAGLLLDFLAESTGTAPAPTTTEER; translated from the coding sequence ATGCCCGCCTCCGGCAGAACCCGGCGAGTCCGCAGGCTCGCGGGCCGCGCCCTGTCCGCCCTCCTGGGCCCCGTCCCCCTCACCCGCGACCAGGCCCTCGGGGCCTCCGAGCGGATCTCCGCCCTCACCTCCCTGGTCTCCAGCGCGGAGTACCTGTTCGACCAGCACCGCCACGGCCCCTCCCGGCTGAACGAGTGGGCCATCTCCCGCGACGGGTACGCCGGCTACGGCCGCCCCCTGCGGGCCGTGCTGGACCTCGCCTCCGACCGGCGCACCGCCACGGCCCTGCACGCCGCCCGCGTCGCGGTCGGCTCGGCGCTGCTGCTCCCCGGCCGCGGCCGCTGGCGCGGGGCGGGCGCCCTCTTCCTCGGGGTGAGCGGGACGCTGCTCTACCCCTCCCTGCGCTACGGCACCGACGGGTCGGACCAGGCGGCGATCGTGGTGCAGACCGCGACCGGCCTGGCCCGGATCTCCTCCTCGCCCGCCGTCAAGGACGCGCTGATGTGGTACGTGGCCGGGCAGTGCGCCCTCTCGTACCTGTTCTCCGGCTGGGTCAAGCTCCTGGGCCGGGAATGGCGGACGGGCGACGCCCTGTCGGGGGTGATGCGCACGCGCACCTACGGCCACGAGGGCGTCTGGAGGCTGACCCGGAGGTTCCCGCGGGCCTCCCGCCTGGTGGCGCACGGCGTCCTGGCCCTGGAGTGCCTCTTCCCGGTGCTCTACGCCAGGGGCGGCGCGCTGGTCCGGCCGGTGCTCGGGTCCGTCCTCCTCTTCCACGTGGCCAACGGGGTCGTCATGGGCCTGGGCCGGTTCCTGCCCGCCTTCGCCGCCATGTACCCGATGGTGATGTACACCAGCGCCCCGCGCTCCCTGCCCGCCACGGCCGACCGCGACGACCGCCTGCCCGCGGTGGCGGGGCTGCTGGCGCTGGGCACCGCGGCCGCGTCCGCCGCGGTCGCCGCCCACCGGCGCGCCACCGTCCTGGACCACCCGGCACCGGGAGGCCGGGTCACCACCCGGCACGGCAACACCATCGCCTACCACGGGACCGCCTCCGCGGACCGGACGGACCCGGTCGTGGTCTTCGTGCACGGCCTCGGCGCGATCCCCCTGCACTTCAGCTGGTACACCCGGGCCCTCAACGAGCAGGGCCGGCAGTGGCTCGTCCCCGGCAGGGCGGGCTACGGCGCCAGCCGCCGGGGGGCGACCGGGCCCTACACCCTCGACGAGTCCGTCGACGACCTGGTGGACCTCGTCTCCGGGGCGGTGCCCGAAGGGCGCCGGGTGGTCCTGGCCGGGCACTCCCTGGGCGGCGAGATCGCGCGCCGGGCCGCGGCCGTCCTCGGGGAGCGCGTGCACGGTGTCGTGTACCTCGACAGCTCGCACCCCGACCAGCTGCACCGGTCGAACCAGCAGGCGGAGAACTCCGCCAAGGTCGGCGGGGCGCTGCGCACGGTGGCGGTCAGCCTGCGGCTGGGGATGGGCGTGCTCATGTCCACCCCCTCCTGGGTGCGCAGCCTGCCCGACCAGGTACGGGCCCGGGCGCTGACCGAGACCGTCGACTCCCGGGTGTGGAACGCCGCGCTCCGGGAGTGGGAGGCGGTGGAGCGGGACTTCGGCGACTTCTCCGGCCCGCTGGAGCCCCTGGACGCGCACGCCCTGGTGCTGTCCGCCCAGCACACCGTGGAGCGCGACCCCGACCACCTGGAGCTGCACCGCGAACTCGCCGCCGCGCACTCCGCCGACCGGACCGTCCGCTGCGCCGTCATCCCCGGCAGCGACCACGACGACCTGCTGACCGACCCCTACCACGCGGCCCGGGCGGCCGGGCTCCTGCTGGACTTCCTGGCCGAGAGCACCGGGACCGCCCCCGCACCGACCACGACGGAGGAGCGATGA
- a CDS encoding class I SAM-dependent methyltransferase, protein MTADTGWATGTEESGAVADCGYGRAFARFYDRLFPQDGSDRVTAAALAGLHPGGATLELGVGTGRIAVPLSALVGEVTGVDSSPEMLDRLRETVASTGARVRPVHGDIRVYEDGAGYGLVYCVCGTLSQILTPEEQRAAVLRAARRLAPGGTLVVETHNPGFVAALHEGRLRASFYIPYPEPGTGVQTYSTLIPEQTLWHTTHLWHEGGNVHPGTEITRLTTPEDVDRYAEQAGLVPVSRWGDWSGGAFDEASSPVHISRYTAAGNGGGR, encoded by the coding sequence ATGACCGCCGACACCGGATGGGCGACCGGCACCGAGGAGTCCGGCGCCGTCGCGGACTGCGGCTACGGGCGCGCGTTCGCCCGCTTCTACGACCGGCTCTTCCCCCAGGACGGCTCCGACCGGGTCACCGCCGCGGCCCTGGCCGGCCTGCACCCGGGGGGCGCCACCCTGGAGCTGGGCGTGGGGACGGGCCGGATCGCGGTGCCGCTCTCCGCGCTCGTCGGCGAGGTGACCGGCGTGGACTCCTCGCCGGAGATGCTCGACCGGCTGCGGGAGACGGTCGCCTCCACCGGGGCGCGGGTCCGGCCCGTCCACGGGGACATCCGCGTCTACGAGGACGGCGCCGGGTACGGGCTGGTCTACTGCGTCTGCGGGACGCTGTCCCAGATCCTCACCCCCGAGGAGCAGCGGGCGGCCGTGCTCCGCGCGGCCCGGCGGCTCGCCCCCGGCGGCACGCTGGTCGTGGAGACGCACAACCCCGGGTTCGTGGCGGCCCTGCACGAGGGCCGCCTGCGGGCCTCGTTCTACATCCCCTACCCCGAGCCCGGAACCGGGGTGCAGACCTACTCCACCCTCATCCCCGAACAGACGCTGTGGCACACCACGCACCTGTGGCACGAGGGCGGGAACGTGCACCCGGGCACGGAGATCACCCGGCTCACCACCCCCGAGGACGTGGACCGCTACGCGGAGCAGGCCGGGCTGGTCCCGGTCTCCCGGTGGGGCGACTGGTCGGGCGGGGCGTTCGACGAGGCGTCCAGCCCCGTCCACATCAGCCGCTACACGGCGGCCGGGAACGGGGGCGGCCGGTGA
- a CDS encoding DMT family transporter: protein MDPYVWLGALLGTLSCVAYAAAAVSQWRLAVLVPEPLIERGPLASLLARPLWWTSILLNGGRAAFQVAALAFAPLTVVQPLGVLALVFAIPWATRLGGRRLTRRQTGGAVLVVASVAVLLSLSVTDGRSDPLTVADGWAVTLGTLALLTAGAWAAGRCPAAWRSHLLAAVAGVAFGVSSALAKTTVTVIGTDGAAALAHPAATGTAVVAVLGMFLAQAAYQGMELGSPLGVTTVVNPVAASFVAIAFMGESFLGGPIGLVPAVLAAAGCAYGISLLTARLPAPAAHPA from the coding sequence ATGGATCCCTACGTATGGCTCGGTGCCCTGCTGGGCACCCTGTCCTGCGTCGCCTACGCCGCGGCCGCGGTCTCCCAGTGGCGGCTGGCCGTCCTGGTGCCCGAGCCGCTGATCGAACGCGGCCCCCTCGCGTCCCTGCTGGCACGGCCCCTGTGGTGGACCTCGATCCTCCTCAACGGGGGCCGGGCCGCCTTCCAGGTGGCGGCCCTGGCCTTCGCCCCGCTCACCGTGGTGCAGCCGCTGGGCGTCCTCGCCCTGGTCTTCGCGATCCCCTGGGCGACCCGCCTCGGCGGGCGGCGGCTGACCCGCCGCCAGACCGGGGGCGCGGTCCTGGTCGTGGCCTCGGTCGCGGTCCTGCTCTCCCTGTCGGTGACCGACGGCCGCAGCGACCCCCTCACCGTCGCCGACGGGTGGGCCGTCACCCTGGGCACCCTGGCCCTGCTCACCGCCGGGGCCTGGGCGGCCGGCCGCTGCCCGGCCGCCTGGCGCAGCCACCTGCTCGCCGCCGTGGCGGGGGTCGCCTTCGGCGTCTCCTCCGCCCTGGCCAAGACCACCGTCACCGTCATCGGCACCGACGGGGCCGCCGCGCTCGCCCACCCGGCGGCCACGGGCACAGCGGTCGTCGCCGTCCTGGGGATGTTCCTCGCCCAGGCCGCCTACCAGGGCATGGAGCTCGGATCGCCGCTCGGTGTGACGACGGTCGTCAACCCGGTCGCGGCGTCCTTCGTCGCCATCGCCTTCATGGGCGAGTCCTTCCTCGGCGGCCCGATCGGCCTCGTCCCGGCGGTGCTGGCCGCCGCGGGCTGCGCCTACGGCATCTCCCTGCTCACCGCACGCCTCCCCGCCCCGGCCGCGCACCCCGCCTGA
- a CDS encoding CoA-binding protein, with protein MTEPWLDQKTIDHLLDETGTWAVVGLSNDTGRTAYGVARVLQAKGKRIVPIHPGAAAAGEEVLGEKAYATLAEAADAVGGIDVVDVFRRSEAAGEFADQAVAIGARGVWFQLGVVDEEAFRRTAEAGVPMVMDTCPAIEWGRRGA; from the coding sequence ATGACCGAGCCGTGGCTGGACCAGAAGACCATCGACCACCTCCTCGACGAGACCGGGACCTGGGCCGTGGTGGGCCTGTCGAACGACACCGGCCGCACCGCGTACGGCGTCGCCCGGGTGCTCCAGGCGAAGGGCAAGAGGATCGTCCCGATCCACCCGGGGGCCGCGGCCGCGGGGGAGGAGGTCCTGGGCGAGAAGGCCTACGCGACGCTCGCCGAGGCGGCCGACGCCGTCGGCGGCATCGACGTCGTGGACGTCTTCCGCCGGTCCGAGGCGGCCGGGGAGTTCGCCGACCAGGCCGTGGCGATCGGCGCCCGGGGGGTGTGGTTCCAGCTCGGGGTGGTCGACGAGGAGGCGTTCCGGCGGACGGCGGAGGCCGGTGTGCCGATGGTGATGGACACCTGCCCCGCCATCGAGTGGGGCAGGCGCGGCGCCTGA
- a CDS encoding dihydrofolate reductase family protein gives MRTLIVTAFISLDGVMEAPGGESGYRNSGWTVNSVEFDEAAYAIKATEQDEATAMLMGRRSYEAFAPVWPSMTEEFKGYNAMPRYVVSTTLTEQDERWPATILRSLDDVAALKETEGGPIIVHGSSTLAQGLADAGLVDRYHLLVFPVLLGAGKRLFSDADKDMTKLRLVEHEAYSNGMQKQVFDVVR, from the coding sequence ATGCGCACCCTGATCGTCACCGCCTTCATCTCCCTCGACGGCGTCATGGAGGCCCCGGGCGGAGAGTCCGGCTACCGCAACAGCGGCTGGACCGTGAACTCCGTCGAGTTCGACGAGGCCGCCTACGCGATCAAGGCCACCGAGCAGGACGAGGCGACCGCCATGCTGATGGGCCGCCGCAGCTACGAGGCCTTCGCCCCTGTGTGGCCCTCGATGACCGAGGAGTTCAAGGGCTACAACGCCATGCCCCGCTACGTCGTCTCCACCACCCTCACCGAACAGGACGAGCGCTGGCCCGCCACGATCCTGCGCTCGCTGGACGACGTGGCCGCCCTCAAGGAGACCGAGGGCGGGCCGATCATCGTCCACGGCAGCTCCACCCTGGCTCAGGGACTCGCCGACGCGGGCCTGGTCGACCGCTACCACCTGCTGGTCTTCCCGGTGCTCCTGGGCGCGGGCAAGCGGCTGTTCAGCGACGCCGACAAGGACATGACCAAGCTCAGGCTCGTGGAGCACGAGGCGTACTCCAACGGCATGCAGAAGCAGGTGTTCGACGTCGTCCGCTGA